A section of the Mycolicibacterium anyangense genome encodes:
- the gltB gene encoding glutamate synthase large subunit encodes MLYSALPEAQGLYDPQHESDSCGVAMVADIQGRRSHAIVHDGLVALEHLEHRGAAGAEPNSGDGAGILLQLPVELLRGVVDFALPEPGTGGANTFAAGICFLPQDLEYRQAAADRVEEIVRDEGLEVLGWRAVPVDPDGAEVGATALGCMPFMSMLFVAAPERNGGRPAGIDLDRLVYPARKRAEQQDVYFPSLSSRTLAYKGMLTTMQLPKYFPDLRDERCTSAIAIVHSRFSTNTFPSWPLAHPFRFVAHNGEINTVRGNRNRMHAREAMLASSAIQGDLSRLSPICTPEASDSASFDQVLELLHLGGRSLPHAVMMMIPEAWENNTTMDPARRAFCQYHASLMEPWDGPACVTFTDGTVVGAVLDRNGLRPGRWWRTIDDRVILASESGVLDIPSGEVVAKGRLEPGKMFLIDTAAGRIVSDDEIKGELAAAEPYAEWLHAGLLDLKSLPARVRVQPNHESVVRRQIAFGYTEEDLRILLTPMAASGQEPLGSMGTDTPPAVLSQRSKLLYDYFVELFAQVTNPPLDAIREEIVTSMSRVMGPEQNLLNPTAASCRQVLLHWPVLDNDELSRIVHINDDGEHPGLKTAVLRSLYDVERGGEGLADAIEDLRHRATEAIAKGARTLVISDRDSDHTRAPIPSLLAVSAVHHHLVRTKKRTTVGLVVESGDAREVHHIALLIGYGAAAVNPYLAFESIEDLIREGELTGIEAHTAVRNYLKALGKGVTKVMSKMGISTVGSYTAAQAFEAIGLSKEVVDEYLTGTVSQIGGVGLDVLAEEVKLRHRRAYPENPTERVHRRLEVGGEYQFRREGELHLFTPETVFLLQHSTRTGRHEVFAKYSEEVNRLSREGGTLRGLFTFKADLRTPVPLHEVESVDAICARFNTGAMSYGSISKEAHETMAVAMNNLGGRSNSGEGGEDVDRLYDPRRRSAVKQVASGRFGVTSDYLVNATDIQIKMAQGAKPGEGGQLPGFKVYPSIAKTRHSTPGVGLISPPPHHDIYSIEDLAQLIHDLKNANSQARIHVKLVSSVGVGTVAAGVSKAHADVVLISGHDGGTGAAPLTSLKHAGAPWEIGLADTQQTLLLNGLRDRITVQCDGGLRTARDVVIAALLGAEEFGFSTAPLVVAGCIMMRVCHLDTCPVGVATQNPELRERFNGKPEFVENFFRFIAEDVRKMLAELGFRTIDEAVGHAEVLDTDAALAHWKSQGLDLSPIFVVPTDASGEPIAQRRRVRDQDHGLDQALDRTLIALAEGALEDAHPVRLELPVRNVNRTVGTLLGSEVTRRYGAQGLPDDTIHVTLTGSAGQSIGAFLPPGITLELIGDANDYVGKGLSGGRVIVRPPDDVLFLPEDNVIAGNTLLYGATSGELYLRGRVGERFAARNSGALAVTEGVGDHACEYMTGGRVVVLGQTGRNFAAGMSGGIAYVLGLNPAKVNTAMVELQRPEPDDLVWLHDVVAHHARYTGSTLARSVLADWPRRSSQFTKIMPTDYQKVLEATRMAKAEGRDVDTAIMEATRG; translated from the coding sequence ATGCTGTACTCGGCACTTCCGGAAGCGCAGGGACTCTACGACCCACAGCACGAGTCCGACTCGTGTGGTGTCGCCATGGTCGCTGATATCCAGGGTCGACGTTCCCACGCCATCGTGCACGACGGCCTGGTCGCGCTCGAGCACCTCGAACACCGCGGCGCTGCGGGCGCCGAGCCCAACAGCGGTGACGGTGCGGGCATCCTGCTGCAATTGCCCGTCGAACTGCTGCGCGGCGTGGTGGACTTCGCACTACCCGAGCCCGGCACCGGCGGCGCCAACACCTTCGCCGCCGGCATCTGCTTCCTGCCGCAGGACCTCGAGTACCGGCAGGCGGCCGCCGACCGGGTCGAAGAGATCGTGCGTGACGAGGGCCTGGAGGTCCTGGGCTGGCGCGCGGTCCCGGTCGATCCCGACGGCGCCGAAGTCGGCGCGACCGCGCTGGGCTGTATGCCCTTCATGTCGATGCTGTTCGTGGCTGCTCCCGAGCGCAACGGGGGACGTCCGGCCGGTATCGACCTCGACCGCCTGGTGTACCCGGCCCGCAAGCGCGCTGAGCAGCAGGACGTCTACTTCCCGTCGCTGTCCAGCCGCACCTTGGCCTACAAGGGCATGCTCACCACGATGCAGCTGCCCAAATATTTCCCGGACCTGCGTGACGAGCGCTGCACCAGTGCCATCGCGATCGTGCACAGCCGCTTCTCGACCAACACCTTCCCGTCCTGGCCGCTGGCGCACCCGTTCCGCTTCGTCGCGCACAACGGTGAGATCAACACCGTCCGCGGCAACCGCAACCGGATGCACGCCCGTGAGGCCATGCTGGCCAGCTCCGCCATCCAGGGCGACCTGTCCCGGCTGTCGCCGATCTGCACCCCCGAGGCCTCCGACTCGGCCTCCTTCGACCAGGTGCTCGAACTGCTGCACCTCGGTGGCCGCAGCCTGCCGCACGCGGTGATGATGATGATCCCGGAGGCCTGGGAGAACAACACCACCATGGACCCGGCGCGGCGGGCGTTCTGCCAGTACCACGCCTCCTTGATGGAGCCGTGGGACGGCCCGGCCTGCGTGACCTTCACCGACGGCACCGTCGTCGGTGCTGTCCTGGACCGCAACGGTTTACGGCCGGGACGCTGGTGGCGCACCATCGACGACCGGGTGATCCTGGCCAGCGAGAGCGGTGTGCTGGACATCCCGTCGGGCGAAGTGGTGGCCAAGGGCCGCCTGGAGCCCGGCAAGATGTTCCTCATCGATACCGCCGCCGGGCGGATCGTCTCGGACGACGAGATCAAGGGTGAGCTCGCCGCCGCCGAGCCGTATGCCGAGTGGCTGCACGCCGGCCTGCTCGACCTCAAGAGCCTGCCCGCGCGCGTGCGTGTGCAGCCCAACCACGAATCGGTTGTGCGCCGCCAGATCGCGTTCGGCTACACCGAGGAAGACCTGCGGATCCTGCTCACCCCGATGGCCGCCTCGGGTCAGGAACCGCTGGGTTCGATGGGCACCGACACCCCGCCCGCCGTGCTCTCGCAACGCTCCAAGCTGCTCTACGACTACTTCGTCGAGTTGTTCGCCCAGGTCACCAACCCGCCTCTGGACGCTATCCGCGAGGAGATCGTCACCTCGATGTCCCGCGTCATGGGCCCCGAACAGAACCTGCTCAACCCGACCGCCGCCTCGTGCCGCCAGGTCCTGCTGCACTGGCCGGTACTCGACAACGACGAACTCAGCAGGATCGTCCACATCAACGACGACGGCGAGCACCCCGGCCTGAAAACCGCTGTGCTGCGGTCGCTTTACGACGTCGAACGTGGCGGTGAAGGCCTGGCCGACGCCATCGAGGACCTCCGCCATCGCGCCACTGAGGCGATCGCCAAGGGTGCCCGAACCCTGGTGATCTCCGATCGCGACTCCGATCACACCCGCGCCCCGATCCCGTCGTTGCTGGCGGTTTCGGCCGTCCACCACCACCTGGTGCGTACCAAGAAGCGCACCACGGTCGGTCTGGTGGTGGAGAGCGGCGACGCCCGCGAGGTGCACCACATCGCCCTGCTCATCGGCTACGGCGCCGCGGCGGTCAACCCGTACCTGGCGTTCGAATCCATCGAGGACCTCATCCGCGAGGGTGAGCTCACCGGGATCGAAGCCCATACCGCGGTGCGCAACTATCTCAAGGCGCTCGGCAAGGGTGTCACCAAGGTGATGAGCAAGATGGGCATCTCGACCGTCGGGTCCTACACCGCCGCCCAGGCTTTCGAGGCGATCGGGTTGAGCAAGGAGGTCGTCGACGAGTACCTGACCGGCACGGTCAGCCAGATCGGCGGCGTCGGCCTCGACGTGCTCGCCGAGGAGGTCAAGCTGCGTCACCGGCGGGCCTACCCGGAGAACCCCACCGAGCGGGTGCACCGCCGCCTGGAGGTCGGCGGCGAGTACCAGTTCCGCCGCGAAGGCGAGCTGCACCTGTTCACCCCCGAAACGGTGTTCCTGCTCCAGCATTCGACACGCACCGGCCGGCACGAAGTGTTCGCCAAGTACTCCGAGGAGGTCAACCGGTTATCCCGCGAAGGCGGCACGCTGCGCGGCCTGTTCACGTTCAAGGCCGACCTGCGCACCCCGGTGCCGCTGCACGAGGTCGAATCCGTGGATGCCATCTGCGCGCGGTTCAACACCGGAGCCATGAGCTACGGCTCGATCTCCAAGGAAGCCCACGAGACCATGGCCGTGGCCATGAACAACCTGGGCGGGCGGTCGAACAGCGGCGAGGGCGGCGAAGACGTCGACCGGCTCTATGACCCGCGCCGGCGCAGTGCGGTCAAGCAGGTGGCGTCCGGGCGTTTCGGGGTCACCAGCGACTATTTGGTCAACGCCACCGACATCCAGATCAAGATGGCCCAGGGCGCCAAGCCGGGGGAGGGCGGTCAGCTGCCCGGGTTCAAGGTGTACCCGAGCATCGCCAAGACCCGGCATTCCACGCCGGGCGTCGGGCTCATTTCACCGCCGCCGCACCATGACATCTACTCCATCGAGGATCTCGCCCAGCTCATCCACGATCTGAAGAACGCCAACTCCCAGGCCCGCATTCACGTCAAGCTGGTCAGCTCGGTGGGCGTGGGCACCGTGGCGGCCGGGGTTTCCAAGGCGCATGCCGACGTGGTGCTGATCTCCGGGCATGACGGCGGCACCGGCGCGGCGCCGCTGACCAGCCTCAAGCATGCCGGTGCGCCGTGGGAGATCGGCCTGGCCGACACCCAGCAGACGTTGCTGCTCAACGGACTTCGCGACCGCATCACCGTGCAGTGTGACGGCGGGCTGCGCACCGCCCGTGACGTGGTGATCGCGGCGCTCCTCGGCGCCGAGGAATTCGGTTTCTCCACCGCCCCGCTGGTGGTCGCCGGGTGCATCATGATGCGGGTCTGCCACCTCGACACCTGCCCGGTCGGGGTGGCCACCCAGAATCCGGAGTTGCGAGAGCGGTTCAACGGCAAGCCGGAGTTCGTCGAGAACTTCTTCCGGTTCATCGCCGAGGACGTCCGAAAGATGCTCGCCGAGTTGGGTTTCCGGACCATCGACGAGGCCGTCGGCCACGCCGAGGTGCTCGACACCGACGCCGCGCTGGCGCACTGGAAGAGCCAGGGTCTGGACCTGAGCCCGATCTTCGTGGTTCCCACCGACGCCAGCGGCGAGCCGATCGCCCAGCGCCGCCGGGTGCGCGATCAGGACCACGGCCTGGACCAGGCTCTCGATCGCACCCTGATCGCGCTGGCCGAAGGCGCTCTGGAAGACGCCCACCCGGTGCGGCTGGAACTGCCGGTGCGCAACGTCAACCGCACCGTCGGCACCCTGCTGGGCTCCGAGGTCACCCGTCGCTACGGCGCCCAGGGTCTGCCGGACGACACCATCCACGTGACGCTCACCGGTTCGGCCGGTCAGTCGATCGGCGCGTTCCTGCCGCCGGGGATCACGCTCGAACTCATCGGTGACGCCAACGACTATGTGGGTAAGGGCCTTTCCGGTGGCCGGGTGATCGTCCGCCCGCCGGACGATGTGCTGTTCCTGCCCGAGGACAACGTGATCGCCGGCAACACTTTGCTCTATGGCGCCACCTCCGGTGAGTTGTACCTGCGTGGCCGGGTTGGCGAACGCTTCGCGGCCCGCAACTCCGGTGCGCTGGCGGTCACCGAGGGTGTGGGCGACCACGCCTGCGAGTACATGACCGGTGGTCGGGTGGTGGTGCTGGGACAGACCGGGCGCAACTTCGCGGCGGGGATGTCCGGTGGTATCGCCTACGTCCTAGGGCTGAACCCGGCGAAGGTCAACACCGCGATGGTCGAGCTGCAGCGGCCCGAGCCCGACGACCTGGTCTGGTTGCACGATGTGGTGGCCCACCACGCCCGCTACACCGGCAGCACGCTGGCCCGCTCGGTCTTGGCCGACTGGCCAAGGCGCAGTTCGCAGTTCACCAAGATCATGCCGACGGATTACCAGAAGGTGCTGGAGGCGACCAGGATGGCCAAGGCGGAAGGACGCGACGTGGACACCGCGATCATGGAGGCGACCCGTGGCTGA
- a CDS encoding glutamate synthase subunit beta → MADPTGFLRVPKIEAAKRPVDERVGDWNEVYESQDPQHRAAEVAQQARRCMDCGIPFCHSGTAGCPLGNLIPEWNDLVRRGRWDAASERLHATNNFPEFTGRLCPAPCEAACVLSIAEDQTGGSVTIKRIENTIVDTAWRLGLVEAQPAAIGTGKNVAVVGSGPAGLAAGQQLTRAGHHVTVYERDDRLGGLLRYGIPEYKLEKGTLNQRLSQMRAEGTRFVTDCEVGVDVSVDELRSRFDAVVLAVGALRGRDNTVEGRQLRGVHLAMEHLVRANRECEGDGPSKVTARGKHVVIIGGGDTGADCLGTAHRQGAVSVTQLDYNPQPPDVRDDDRSPWPTWPMVLRTSPAHAEGGTVHYQVAVQRFVGDEEGHVRAMEIAEVKVERVDGRRIISPVGQPFQIPCDLALLAIGFEGVEHMPLLDDLGIELSKRGSISCGSDWQTSAPGVFVCGDAHRGASLVVWAIAEGRAAAHAVDTYLMGESDLPEPVRPNQLPLAVV, encoded by the coding sequence GTGGCTGACCCGACCGGCTTTCTGAGAGTTCCGAAGATCGAAGCCGCCAAGCGGCCCGTCGACGAACGCGTCGGCGACTGGAACGAGGTGTACGAGTCCCAGGACCCGCAACACCGTGCCGCGGAGGTGGCCCAGCAGGCCCGCCGCTGTATGGATTGTGGAATCCCGTTCTGCCACTCCGGAACCGCGGGCTGCCCGCTGGGCAACCTGATCCCGGAATGGAACGACCTGGTGCGCCGGGGTCGGTGGGATGCGGCCAGCGAGCGCCTGCACGCCACCAACAACTTCCCGGAGTTCACCGGTCGGTTGTGCCCGGCGCCGTGTGAGGCGGCCTGCGTGCTCTCGATCGCCGAGGATCAGACCGGCGGCAGCGTCACGATCAAGCGCATCGAGAACACCATCGTCGACACCGCGTGGCGCCTCGGTCTGGTCGAAGCCCAGCCCGCCGCCATCGGCACCGGCAAGAACGTGGCCGTCGTGGGCTCCGGCCCGGCAGGCCTGGCCGCCGGCCAGCAGCTGACCAGGGCCGGCCACCACGTCACCGTCTACGAGCGCGACGACCGGCTCGGTGGTCTGCTGCGGTACGGAATCCCCGAATACAAGCTCGAGAAGGGCACGCTCAACCAGCGGCTGTCCCAGATGCGCGCCGAGGGAACGCGTTTCGTCACCGACTGCGAGGTCGGGGTGGACGTCTCCGTCGACGAGCTGCGGAGCCGGTTCGACGCCGTGGTACTCGCCGTCGGCGCGCTGCGGGGTCGCGACAACACCGTCGAGGGGCGGCAACTGCGCGGTGTGCACCTGGCGATGGAGCACTTGGTGCGCGCGAATCGGGAATGTGAGGGCGACGGGCCGTCGAAGGTCACCGCCCGGGGTAAGCATGTGGTGATCATCGGTGGTGGTGACACCGGGGCGGACTGCCTGGGCACCGCGCATCGTCAGGGTGCGGTATCGGTGACCCAGTTGGACTACAACCCGCAACCACCCGACGTCCGCGACGACGACCGCTCACCCTGGCCGACCTGGCCGATGGTGTTGCGTACCTCACCGGCCCACGCCGAAGGCGGCACCGTGCACTACCAGGTGGCGGTGCAGCGTTTCGTCGGTGACGAGGAAGGCCACGTGCGGGCCATGGAGATCGCCGAGGTGAAGGTCGAACGGGTCGACGGCCGCCGGATCATCTCCCCGGTGGGCCAGCCATTCCAAATCCCTTGTGATCTGGCGCTGTTGGCCATCGGCTTCGAAGGCGTCGAACACATGCCACTGCTCGACGATCTCGGTATCGAGTTGAGCAAGCGCGGATCCATCTCGTGCGGATCCGATTGGCAGACTTCGGCTCCCGGGGTCTTCGTCTGTGGTGACGCCCACCGCGGCGCATCGCTGGTGGTGTGGGCGATCGCCGAGGGGCGGGCCGCCGCGCACGCGGTGGACACCTACCTGATGGGGGAGTCGGATCTGCCTGAACCGGTACGGCCGAATCAGTTGCCGCTGGCGGTCGTCTGA
- the pyk gene encoding pyruvate kinase, translating into MTRRGKIVCTLGPATSTDESVKALVEVGMDVARLNFSHGDYADHEAAYNRVRKASNATGRAVGILADLQGPKIRLGRFVDGPTYWANGETVRITVEDCEGTHDRVSTTYKELAKDAQPGDRLLIDDGKVALVVEHIDGDDVVCTVTEGGPVSNNKGLSLPGMNVSVPALSEKDIQDLEFALRLGVDLVALSFVRSPSDAELVHEVMDRVGRRVPVIAKLEKPEAIDNLEAIVLAFDAVMVARGDLGVELPLEEVPLVQKRAIQMARENAKPVIVATQMLESMIENSRPTRAEASDVANAVLDGADAVMLSGETSVGKFPLDAVRTMARIISAVEENSTAAPPLTHVPRTKRGVISYAARDIGERLDAKALVAFTQSGDTVRRLARLHTPLPLLAFTALPEVRSQLALTWGTETFIVPHMKTTDDMIRQVDHSLLELGRYKRGDLVVIVAGAPPGTVGSTNLIHVHRIGEDDH; encoded by the coding sequence GTGACTAGACGCGGCAAGATTGTCTGTACCCTCGGCCCAGCCACCAGCACCGACGAATCGGTCAAAGCACTCGTCGAGGTGGGCATGGATGTCGCCCGGCTGAACTTCAGCCACGGCGACTACGCCGACCACGAGGCCGCCTACAACCGGGTGCGCAAGGCATCGAACGCCACCGGCCGGGCGGTGGGCATCCTGGCCGACCTGCAGGGCCCCAAGATCCGGCTGGGCCGGTTCGTCGACGGCCCCACCTACTGGGCCAACGGTGAGACGGTCCGGATCACCGTCGAGGACTGCGAAGGCACCCACGACCGGGTCTCGACCACCTACAAGGAACTGGCCAAGGATGCCCAGCCCGGCGACCGGCTGCTGATCGACGACGGCAAGGTGGCACTGGTCGTCGAGCACATCGACGGTGACGACGTGGTGTGCACCGTCACCGAGGGTGGCCCGGTCAGCAACAACAAGGGTCTGTCCCTTCCGGGCATGAACGTCTCGGTGCCCGCCCTGTCGGAGAAGGACATCCAGGACCTGGAATTCGCGCTGCGTCTCGGGGTGGATCTGGTGGCGCTGTCGTTCGTGCGTTCGCCGTCGGACGCCGAACTGGTGCACGAGGTCATGGACCGGGTGGGCCGGCGGGTGCCCGTCATCGCCAAGCTGGAGAAGCCCGAGGCCATCGACAACCTCGAGGCGATCGTGCTCGCCTTCGACGCGGTGATGGTGGCCCGCGGTGATCTGGGTGTGGAGCTTCCCCTCGAAGAGGTGCCGCTGGTGCAGAAGCGGGCCATCCAGATGGCCCGCGAGAACGCCAAGCCGGTGATCGTGGCCACCCAGATGCTCGAGTCGATGATCGAGAACTCCCGGCCGACGCGCGCCGAGGCTTCCGACGTGGCCAACGCGGTGCTCGACGGTGCCGACGCGGTGATGCTGTCCGGGGAGACCTCGGTCGGCAAGTTCCCGCTCGACGCGGTGCGCACGATGGCCCGGATCATCTCGGCGGTGGAGGAGAACTCGACCGCGGCACCCCCGCTGACGCACGTGCCGCGCACCAAGCGTGGGGTGATCTCGTATGCGGCCCGCGACATCGGTGAGCGGCTGGACGCCAAGGCGCTGGTCGCCTTCACCCAGTCCGGTGACACGGTGCGCCGGCTCGCCCGGCTGCACACCCCGCTGCCGCTGCTGGCGTTCACCGCGCTGCCGGAGGTGCGCAGCCAGTTGGCCCTGACCTGGGGCACCGAAACCTTCATCGTTCCGCACATGAAGACCACCGACGACATGATCCGTCAGGTCGACCATTCGCTGCTGGAGCTGGGCCGCTACAAGCGCGGCGATCTGGTTGTCATCGTCGCGGGTGCGCCGCCGGGCACAGTAGGCTCGACGAACTTGATCCACGTCCACCGCATCGGGGAGGACGACCACTAG
- a CDS encoding acyl-CoA thioesterase gives MANADLTDLLAILDLSSIGDDVFAGAHPRKNPVRTFGGQLMAQAFVAATRTLDHQLPPSALSVHFIAGGDPAADIEFHVTRLRDERRFANRRVDAMQDGKLLATALVSYLSGGHGLEHNTAMPQTPDPATLPTIDELLVGYEEVVPHFVTALRPIQWRYTNDPAWVMRDKGGQLAHNRVWLTADGPMPADPTMHTAAMIYSSDTTVLDSIITTHGLSWGWDRIFAVTINHSVWFHRQVDFTDWVLYATESPVAAESRGLGTGHFFTRDGQVVATVVQEGIVKHFPGNP, from the coding sequence GTGGCCAATGCGGACCTCACCGACCTGCTGGCCATCCTCGATCTCTCCTCGATCGGTGACGACGTCTTCGCCGGTGCCCACCCTCGCAAGAACCCGGTGCGCACCTTCGGTGGACAGCTGATGGCGCAGGCTTTCGTCGCGGCTACCCGAACTCTCGATCACCAGCTGCCGCCGAGCGCCTTGTCGGTGCACTTCATCGCCGGCGGGGACCCCGCGGCCGATATCGAGTTCCACGTCACCCGGCTGCGTGACGAGCGCCGGTTCGCCAACCGGCGAGTCGACGCGATGCAGGACGGCAAACTGCTGGCCACCGCGCTGGTGTCGTACCTGTCCGGCGGCCACGGGCTCGAGCACAACACCGCGATGCCGCAGACACCCGACCCGGCCACGTTGCCGACGATTGACGAGCTCCTGGTCGGGTACGAGGAGGTGGTGCCGCACTTCGTCACCGCGTTGCGCCCGATCCAGTGGCGCTACACCAATGACCCGGCATGGGTCATGCGGGACAAGGGCGGTCAGCTGGCCCACAACCGGGTCTGGCTCACCGCCGACGGCCCGATGCCCGCGGACCCGACGATGCACACCGCGGCGATGATCTATTCGTCGGACACCACCGTGCTCGACTCGATCATCACCACCCACGGGTTGTCCTGGGGCTGGGACCGGATCTTCGCCGTCACCATCAACCACTCGGTGTGGTTCCACCGGCAGGTCGACTTCACCGACTGGGTGCTCTACGCGACGGAGTCACCGGTGGCCGCCGAGTCTCGCGGGCTCGGCACCGGCCACTTCTTCACCCGGGACGGCCAGGTGGTGGCCACGGTCGTTCAGGAAGGCATCGTCAAGCACTTCCCGGGTAATCCCTGA
- a CDS encoding bifunctional lysylphosphatidylglycerol flippase/synthetase MprF, with the protein MTEPPLHVAPRLRARERVVVHVDSPAARWVGALALLIAASWLMTLVLRSHHHANWHADGRLAWSLTVFAAVTLIARGIFLGRPVTAAHAGAAALSVLAGFGAHIVGSDGLGNVLIAGSGLLLMWPTSMRPQPEELPRIWALVNATSGDPLAPFAMLALKSYFFSADGSAAIAYRTRLGYAVVSGDPIGDPTRYPELVADFAAMCHAHGWRVVVLGCSERRLGLWNDPAVVGQTLRPVPIGRDVVIDVPTFDMVGRRFRNLRQAVQRTRNCGITTEVVAEQELDDGQVAELADVLLCSHKGARTERGFSMILDGALTGRYPGILLIVARDSAGQVQGFHRYAVAGGGSDVTLDVPWRRRGAPNGIDERLSVDMITAMKKAGAQRLSLAFAAFPEIFNDKDRGSLSTFFYYAIHLGDGLIALESLYRYLRKFHALGDRRYVLLSYSQVLPLLGVLLSLEFMPRRRLLTAAMASASASH; encoded by the coding sequence ATGACCGAGCCGCCGCTCCACGTGGCGCCGCGGCTTCGCGCCCGTGAGCGCGTCGTCGTGCACGTCGACTCTCCGGCCGCCCGCTGGGTCGGGGCTCTGGCGCTGCTCATCGCCGCCAGTTGGCTGATGACCCTGGTCCTGCGCTCCCATCACCACGCGAACTGGCATGCCGACGGGCGGCTGGCCTGGTCGTTGACCGTCTTCGCCGCGGTCACGTTGATCGCGCGGGGCATCTTCCTGGGCAGGCCGGTGACGGCCGCCCATGCCGGTGCTGCCGCACTCAGCGTGCTGGCCGGGTTCGGGGCCCACATCGTGGGGTCGGACGGGCTGGGCAATGTGCTGATCGCCGGCTCGGGTCTGCTGTTGATGTGGCCGACCTCGATGCGGCCGCAGCCCGAGGAGCTGCCCCGCATCTGGGCGCTGGTGAACGCGACGAGCGGTGATCCGCTGGCGCCGTTCGCGATGCTGGCACTCAAGAGCTACTTCTTCAGCGCCGACGGCTCGGCGGCCATCGCCTACCGCACCCGGCTGGGCTACGCGGTCGTCAGCGGAGATCCGATCGGCGACCCGACGCGGTATCCCGAGCTTGTCGCCGACTTCGCCGCGATGTGCCATGCGCACGGCTGGCGGGTGGTCGTGCTGGGCTGCAGCGAGCGACGGCTGGGCCTGTGGAATGACCCGGCCGTGGTCGGGCAGACGCTGCGCCCGGTGCCGATCGGCAGGGATGTGGTGATCGACGTGCCGACCTTTGACATGGTCGGTCGACGGTTCCGCAATCTCCGGCAGGCGGTGCAGCGGACCCGCAACTGTGGCATCACCACCGAGGTCGTGGCCGAGCAGGAGCTCGATGACGGACAGGTGGCCGAGTTGGCCGACGTCCTGCTGTGCTCACACAAGGGTGCGCGCACCGAGCGGGGATTCTCGATGATCCTCGACGGTGCGCTCACCGGCCGCTATCCGGGCATCCTGCTCATCGTGGCCCGCGACAGTGCGGGGCAGGTGCAGGGTTTCCACCGCTATGCGGTGGCCGGCGGCGGCAGTGACGTCACCCTGGATGTCCCGTGGCGGCGTCGCGGTGCACCCAACGGCATCGACGAGCGGCTGTCGGTCGACATGATCACCGCGATGAAGAAAGCTGGCGCACAACGGCTTTCACTGGCCTTCGCCGCGTTCCCCGAAATCTTCAACGACAAGGACCGCGGGTCGTTGAGCACCTTCTTCTACTACGCCATCCACCTGGGCGACGGCCTGATCGCCCTGGAGTCGCTGTACCGCTATCTGCGCAAGTTCCACGCACTCGGCGATCGGCGCTATGTCCTGCTGTCCTACAGCCAGGTGCTGCCGCTGCTGGGGGTGCTGCTCTCGCTGGAGTTCATGCCGCGCAGGCGGCTGCTGACCGCGGCTATGGCGTCGGCGTCAGCGTCACACTGA
- a CDS encoding DUF4190 domain-containing protein, translating to MTEPSNTPQQPAPPPYPYPYPYPPSPYQGGYPGGYPPPPPQPYAGYTPPPAGPRNGLGVAALVVAIVGLVSSFTVAGGVVLGIVAVIIGFAARGRVKRGEADNGGIALAGVILGFVAIIVGLIFIVVYVNAFKDTGIGDYFDCLSKAGPDQTAQRLCENQFRQSVENQFSVTLTPTP from the coding sequence ATGACTGAGCCCTCCAACACGCCTCAGCAGCCGGCCCCGCCGCCGTACCCGTATCCCTACCCGTATCCCCCGAGTCCCTATCAGGGCGGGTATCCGGGTGGGTATCCGCCGCCGCCTCCACAGCCGTACGCCGGCTACACCCCGCCGCCGGCGGGCCCCCGCAACGGGCTTGGGGTGGCCGCACTGGTGGTCGCGATCGTGGGGCTGGTGTCCTCGTTCACCGTCGCCGGTGGCGTGGTGCTCGGCATCGTGGCCGTCATCATCGGTTTCGCTGCGCGCGGCCGGGTCAAGCGCGGCGAGGCCGACAACGGTGGTATCGCGTTGGCCGGGGTGATCCTGGGATTCGTGGCCATCATCGTCGGCCTGATCTTCATCGTCGTCTACGTCAACGCCTTCAAGGACACCGGCATCGGCGACTACTTCGACTGCCTGAGCAAGGCCGGCCCCGACCAGACCGCTCAGCGGCTCTGCGAGAACCAATTCCGCCAGTCGGTGGAGAACCAGTTCAGTGTGACGCTGACGCCGACGCCATAG